Proteins encoded together in one Amphiprion ocellaris isolate individual 3 ecotype Okinawa chromosome 14, ASM2253959v1, whole genome shotgun sequence window:
- the LOC111569372 gene encoding protein sprouty homolog 3, which yields MDPTPSLRMEMDSVLSLDQIRALRANNDYVERPVALEPAAQTGFFYPHDDRYPHGVYGHHPQPSFPSALSRSQSQQQHAQLTRLSRSSTISSSMSRTSATSDQRLLAGLTPSHSGLGSVVHSQPKGELKPNASLGKRLAGDEAELGLHLFICERCGRCKCHECCAPRRLPSCWACGQRCLCSAESTVEYGTCLCCVKGLFYHCSTQDDEDNCADRPCSCAPAHACARWSSMGLLALCLPCLCCYPPARLCLAVCRCAHDRATRPGCRCSNTNTVCRKISASNPNPCHPSLRSKALEKPL from the coding sequence ATGGACCCAACTCCTTCCCTGAGGATGGAGATGGACTCTGTGCTGTCGCTGGACCAGATCCGTGCCCTCCGAGCCAACAATGACTATGTGGAGAGGCCTGTGGCACTGGAACCAGCGGCCCAGACTGGATTTTTTTATCCCCACGATGACCGTTACCCTCACGGAGTATACGGCCATCACCCGCAGCCTTCCTTCCCCTCAGCGCTTTCCCGCAGCCAAAGTCAGCAGCAGCACGCTCAGCTGACGCGCCTGAGCCGATCCAGCACCATAAGCTCTTCCATGTCTCGGACCAGCGCCACCTCAGACCAGCGGCTCCTGGCTGGTTTGACTCCGTCCCACTCCGGCCTCGGTTCGGTGGTCCATTCTCAGCCTAAAGGGGAACTGAAGCCCAACGCCTCCTTGGGTAAACGGCTGGCGGGAGACGAGGCCGAGCTCGGCCTCCACCTGTTCATCTGCGAGCGTTGCGGTCGCTGTAAATGCCACGAGTGCTGCGCTCCCCGCCGCCTGCCGTCCTGCTGGGCCTGCGGTCAGCGATGCCTCTGCTCGGCCGAGAGCACTGTGGAGTATGGTACCTGCCTGTGCTGCGTCAAAGGCCTGTTCTACCACTGCTCAACCCAGGACGACGAGGACAACTGCGCCGACCGGCCGTGCTCCTGCGCTCCGGCCCACGCCTGCGCCCGCTGGAGCTCCATGGGGCTGCTGGCGCTCTGCCTGCCCTGCCTCTGCTGCTACCCCCCCGCCAGGCTGTGCCTTGCTGTGTGTCGGTGCGCCCACGACCGGGCCACGCGACCCGGCTGCCGGTGCAGCAACACCAACACTGTGTGCCGCAAGATCTCCGCCTCCAACCCCAATCCCTGCCACCCGTCGCTCCGCAGCAAAGCCCTGGAGAAGCCGTTATGA